A DNA window from Tachysurus vachellii isolate PV-2020 chromosome 20, HZAU_Pvac_v1, whole genome shotgun sequence contains the following coding sequences:
- the dyrk1aa gene encoding dual specificity tyrosine-phosphorylation-regulated kinase 1A: MHTGGETSACKPSSVRLAPSFSFNAADVQMAAQTPHSHPPFSDGHQASADAPAAVLPYGPQAPQLNTTQVTADVVMLQRRIPQCFRDPATAPLRKLSIELIKTYKHINEVYYAKKKRRHQQGQGEDSSNKKERKIYNDGYDDDNFDYIVKNGEKWLDRYEIDSLIGKGSFGQVVKAYDRLEQEWVAIKIIKNKKAFLNQAQIEVRLLELMNKHDTEMKYYIVHLKRHFMFRNHLCLVFEMLSYNLYDLLRNTNFRGVSLNLTRKFAQQLCTALLFLATPELSIIHCDLKPENILLCNPKRSAIKIVDFGSSCQLGQRIYQYIQSRFYRSPEVLLGMPYDLAIDMWSLGCILVEMHTGEPLFSGANEVDQMNKIVEVLGVPPSHILDQAPKARKFFEKMSDSTWCTKKTKDGKRYKPAGSRKLHNILGVEAGGPGGRRSGESGHAVADYLKFKDLILRMLDYDPKSRIQPYYALQHSFFKKTADEGTNTSSSVSTSPALEQSQSSGTTSSTSSSSGGSSGTSTSGRARSDPTHQHRLSGGHFSAAVGMDCHSLCPQARQAFGPSLGWVGGDGLQQAAGETHPVQETTFHLPPHQPKPLHPHSSHHHHHHPHAHHGQHGQGPARPRPRIYSPSHSGASTQDSMEVSHGHLSMTSLSSSASSSSTSSSSTGNHHHHHPHQAYQSRPLPLGIGYGHAFSNPRQETGTAGHSAYPLSTNSGFIAETHMGLRQGLDREDSPMAGVCVQQSSVASS, translated from the exons ATGCATACAG GAGGAGAGACCTCAGCATGCAAACCCTCGTCTGTCCGGCTTGCTCCCTCGTTTTCGTTCAATGCGGCAGATGTGCAGATGGCTGCGCAGACGCCCCATTCTCACCCGCCATTCAGTGACGGCCACCAGGCAAGCGCTGACGCGCCGGCCGCCGTGCTGCCCTACGGCCCACAGGCCCCTCAGCTCAACACCACCCAG GTGACTGCTGATGTGGTGATGTTACAAAGGCGGATCCCTCAGTGCTTTCGGGATCCGGCCACAGCCCCCTTAAGAAAGCTCTCTATTGAATTGATCAAAACTTACAAACACATCAATGAG GTTTACTATGCAAAAAAGAAGCGGCGGCATCAACAAGGCCAAGGGGAAGATTCTAGtaataagaaagaaaggaaaatctACAATGACGGTTATGATGACGACAACTTTGACTACATTGTTAAAAATGGCGAGAAATGGTTGGATCGCTACGAAATAGATTCATTAATAGGCAAAGGCTCCTTTGGACAG GTTGTGAAGGCCTATGACCGCTTGGAGCAGGAGTGGGTTGCCATTAagattataaagaataaaaaggcTTTTTTGAACCAAGCACAGATTGAAGTACGGCTCCTGGAGCTCATGAACAAGCATGATACAGAGATGAAGTACTACATAG TTCACCTAAAGCGGCACTTCATGTTTCGAAACCACCTCTGTCTGGTGTTTGAGATGCTGTCCTACAACCTGTATGACCTGCTCCGTAACACAAATTTCCGCGGGGTATCTCTAAACTTGACGCGGAAGTTTGCGCAGCAGCTCTGCACGGCACTGCTCTTCTTGGCCACACCTGAGCTCAGCATCATCCACTGTGACCTCAAGCCTGAGAACATCCTGCTCTGCAACCCCAAGCGATCAGCCATCAAGATTGTTGATTTTGGCAGCTCCTGCCAACTGGGACAACGG ATATACCAGTATATTCAGAGTCGTTTCTACCGCTCCCCTGAGGTGCTGCTGGGCATGCCATATGACCTGGCTATAGATATGTGGTCACTGGGCTGCATTCTGGTGGAGATGCACACCGGAGAGCCTCTGTTCAGCGGAGCCAATGAG GTGgaccaaatgaataaaattgtgGAAGTTTTGGGGGTCCCTCCCAGTCATATACTCGACCAGGCGCCAAAAGCAAGGAAGTTCTTTGAGAAGATGTCTGATAGCACGTGGTGCACAAAGAAGACCAAAGATGGGAAAAGG tatAAGCCGGCAGGCTCACGTAAACTGCACAATATTCTGGGTGTGGAGGCCGGGGGGCCAGGCGGCCGGAGATCAGGCGAGTCAGGCCATGCCGTTGCAGACTATCTGAAATTCAAGGACCTGATCTTGCGGATGCTGGACTATGACCCGAAGAGTCGCATCCAACCATACTATGCGCTGCAGCACAGCTTCTTCAAGAAGACAGCCGACGAGGGCACCAACACCAGCAGCAGTGTGTCCACTAGCCCTGCACTGGAGCAGTCTCAATCCTCTGGAACCACGTCCAGCACTTCCTCCAGCTCAG GAGGATCTTCTGGAACGAGCACCAGTGGGCGTGCCCGCTCTGACCCCACCCATCAGCATCGGCTAAGTGGAGGACATTTCAGTGCTGCAGTAGGCATGGACTGCCACAGCCTCTGCCCTCAG GCAAGGCAGGCGTTTGGGCCCTCCCTGGGTTGGGTTGGAGGAGATGGGCTCCAACAGGCAGCCGGAGAGACTCATCCAGTCCAAGAGACCACTTTCCACTTGCCTCCCCACCAGCCCAAACCCCTTCACCCACACAGctctcatcaccatcatcaccatcccCATGCCCATCACGGCCAGCATGGGCAAGGCCCGGCACGCCCACGCCCTCGCATCTACTCGCCCTCACACAGCGGCGCCTCCACGCAGGACTCCATGGAGGTGTCGCATGGCCACCTGTCCATGACCTCGCTGTCTTCCTCGGCCTCGTCCTCATCTACGTCGTCGTCGTCTACAGgcaaccaccaccatcaccacccacACCAGGCCTACCAGAGTCGCCCGCTGCCACTGGGCATAGGCTACGGGCACGCCTTTTCCAACCCACGCCAGGAAACGGGCACAGCCGGACACTCTGCATACCCACTCTCTACGAACTCGGGCTTCATAGCCGAGACTCATATGGGCCTGCGTCAGGGCCTGGACCGTGAGGACTCACCCATGGCTGGTGTATGTGTGCAGCAGAGCTCGGTGGCCAGCTCCTGA